One Triticum dicoccoides isolate Atlit2015 ecotype Zavitan chromosome 4B, WEW_v2.0, whole genome shotgun sequence genomic window carries:
- the LOC119291230 gene encoding uncharacterized protein LOC119291230: MGKYVELLDMGVRIAARFHSHCPQTARMYYHPPASSSAAPGAVDGGGMVPGEGAVAMAMMKRQQRAAIDATEIILYTVV, translated from the coding sequence ATGGGGAAGTACGTGGAGCTGCTGGATATGGGGGTGCGCATCGCCGCGCGGTTCCACTCCCACTGCCCTCAGACGGCCCGGATGTACTACCACCCTCCCGCTTCCTCCTCGGCCGCCCCCGGCGCCGTCGACGGCGGCGGGATGGTGCCCGGAGAAGGCGCCGTGGCCATGGCCATGATGAAGAGGCAGCAGCGGGCCGCCATCGACGCCACGGAGATTATTCTCTACACCGTCGTCTAG